One Thiocapsa bogorovii DNA segment encodes these proteins:
- a CDS encoding diguanylate cyclase — translation MRLSIRRKLFLSHFLAVLLVSGSIGTYFYYSAVQSLVESIRLRLQSSAALLGQTLDAREVEGIRDASDSDSDTYRRHLDLLRDLSRANPDIAYAYIMRRSGVRVFFVLDSDESERQALPGREYKDLTPALLRGFHNPSVDAQVYRDEWGSFMSGYSPLRNAHGEYLVGLDMRADEFERKLATIRLAGALSLTLSMILALLFSRALSVHFTRPIQMLVERCRAIAQGDADYAVRIHSGDELEELTDAFNAMSRRVIQSRMEADAAQRSAGQARDLLERRVSERTRELTDTNARLLHEVGERARAEEMLAQVARTDPLTGLMNRRAMLEQLDIHATRFQHSNTPCSILLADIDRFKSINDTFGHDAGDQALSQTAKELTQGLRPRDLVARWGGEEFLFLLPDSDSTAALVVAERVRSMVAAKPIRFGDKILHLTLSVGVASFRPDESIHHCIKAADKALYRAKRAGRDRVVVTEASSENDEH, via the coding sequence ATGCGTCTGAGCATCCGCCGCAAGCTCTTCCTAAGCCATTTCTTGGCCGTGCTGCTGGTATCCGGCAGCATCGGAACCTACTTCTACTACAGCGCGGTGCAAAGCCTGGTCGAGAGCATCCGGCTGCGCCTCCAGAGCAGCGCGGCCCTATTAGGCCAGACCCTGGACGCCCGTGAGGTCGAGGGCATTCGGGATGCCTCCGATTCGGACAGCGACACCTATCGGCGCCACCTCGACCTCCTGCGCGATCTCTCCCGCGCCAATCCCGACATCGCCTATGCCTATATCATGCGGCGCAGCGGCGTTCGGGTCTTCTTCGTCCTCGACTCGGACGAGTCGGAGCGACAAGCCCTGCCGGGACGCGAGTACAAGGACCTCACCCCGGCCCTACTACGGGGATTTCACAATCCCTCCGTGGACGCTCAGGTCTATCGGGACGAGTGGGGATCCTTCATGTCCGGGTACTCGCCCCTTCGAAACGCCCACGGCGAGTATCTGGTCGGTCTCGACATGCGCGCCGATGAGTTCGAGCGCAAGCTGGCCACGATCCGCCTTGCCGGCGCACTCTCCTTAACGCTTTCCATGATCCTTGCCCTGCTGTTCAGCCGCGCCCTCTCGGTTCATTTCACCAGGCCGATCCAGATGCTGGTCGAGCGCTGCCGGGCAATCGCCCAAGGCGATGCCGATTACGCGGTTCGGATTCACAGCGGCGACGAGTTGGAGGAGCTGACGGACGCCTTCAACGCCATGTCGCGCCGAGTGATCCAGAGCCGCATGGAAGCCGACGCCGCCCAGCGGTCGGCCGGGCAGGCCAGGGATCTCTTGGAGCGAAGGGTCTCGGAGCGCACGCGTGAGCTGACCGACACCAATGCGAGGCTGCTCCACGAAGTCGGGGAGCGCGCAAGGGCCGAGGAGATGCTGGCTCAAGTGGCGCGGACGGATCCCTTGACCGGCTTAATGAATCGGCGGGCCATGCTGGAGCAGTTGGACATCCATGCCACTCGCTTTCAGCACAGCAACACGCCGTGCAGCATCCTGCTGGCCGACATCGATCGCTTCAAGAGCATCAACGATACCTTCGGACACGATGCAGGGGATCAGGCCCTGAGTCAGACCGCGAAGGAATTGACCCAAGGTTTGCGGCCCCGAGATCTGGTCGCCCGCTGGGGCGGCGAAGAGTTCCTGTTCCTGCTCCCGGACAGCGATTCGACAGCGGCGTTGGTCGTCGCCGAACGGGTTCGGAGTATGGTTGCCGCCAAACCAATCCGGTTCGGAGACAAGATTCTCCATTTGACCTTGAGTGTAGGCGTCGCAAGCTTCCGCCCCGACGAATCCATACACCACTGCATCAAGGCGGCCGACAAGGCGCTCTACCGGGCAAAGCGCGCCGGACGTGACCGCGTCGTTGTCACCGAGGCGTCCAGCGAAAACGACGAACACTGA
- a CDS encoding ClcB-like voltage-gated chloride channel protein produces the protein MTDRVRCLSVVVLIFWLAVSTLPVRAEQDVVPVRAGDSLWKIADRIAPEAGFSRDQVMLALLEANPEAFSPACNVNGVLRVGAVLRVPSAERIGALDAETARLSIARQVREWAEHRRTGRPLVCPPADRGLPESPPTAAPEVIAEPIAEPRPESAATPPAEPVSTLSPLSAEVFPSPSEPPPAAVRVEPEASLSGVGTERPVAESTCPCPAEAAGGASPSERPPVTLPAEGADEGAAPPLPEGPIAPAWLLVALTFAVFAAALIRRERRAAAATASGSASGSEGDAGVDVATAPPRRVALLLAWRRGDLVLLLLAALSGLLGALVTVLFREGIHALERVLAGQSGSLVVMAESLPAWQRLLAPAAGGLVAGLILAQIGGRLRGRKTTDYMEAVAIGDGWISVRHSLVKSASSLVTVATGGSIGREGAMVQLAAMVASVVGRVARFPRDRMRLLVAAGAAAGLAAAYNAPIAATIFVAEIVLGSIALEFIGPLIVAAVISSVTVHDIMGYAPVYEIPEFQLVSDWELGLYLLLGITAGHLAPVFLSLLGRSHRAFARMPLPLAARMAIGGLIVGAISVYEPAVWGNGYSVVNTVLNEPWVWQALLTVMVLKMLATAATHGSGAVGGAFTPTLFVGALLGVLFGTLVHAVLPVGTAPPSAYAVVGMGAMLAGTTHAPLMAILMVFEMTMDYEIVLPLMLAVVTAHYTARQYSDISPMYAESLLPRETDAPR, from the coding sequence AATGTCAACGGGGTCTTGCGTGTGGGTGCGGTTTTGCGGGTGCCGTCGGCAGAGCGCATTGGCGCGCTGGATGCGGAGACGGCTCGGCTGAGCATCGCGCGTCAAGTGCGTGAGTGGGCGGAGCATCGCCGCACGGGGCGGCCCCTGGTGTGTCCGCCGGCCGATCGGGGCCTGCCGGAGTCACCGCCGACGGCAGCCCCGGAGGTGATCGCCGAGCCGATCGCGGAGCCGAGACCGGAGTCAGCCGCGACGCCGCCCGCCGAGCCTGTGTCGACGCTGTCGCCGCTATCCGCCGAGGTCTTCCCGAGTCCTTCAGAGCCGCCACCGGCAGCAGTTCGGGTCGAGCCGGAGGCATCGCTCTCCGGCGTCGGCACGGAGCGACCGGTTGCGGAGTCCACATGCCCCTGTCCGGCGGAGGCAGCGGGCGGGGCGTCGCCGAGCGAGCGGCCACCTGTCACGTTGCCGGCGGAAGGGGCGGACGAGGGCGCAGCGCCTCCGCTGCCGGAGGGGCCGATCGCGCCGGCTTGGCTGTTGGTCGCACTCACCTTCGCTGTGTTCGCCGCTGCGCTGATTCGCCGCGAGCGTCGAGCCGCGGCCGCGACGGCGTCCGGGTCGGCGTCCGGGTCGGAAGGGGACGCCGGGGTGGATGTCGCGACGGCGCCGCCTCGGCGCGTCGCGCTGCTGCTCGCCTGGCGTCGCGGCGATTTGGTCTTGCTTCTGCTGGCCGCCCTCAGCGGGTTGCTCGGCGCCCTGGTTACCGTACTGTTTCGCGAGGGCATCCACGCCTTGGAGCGGGTGCTCGCGGGTCAGAGCGGCAGCTTGGTCGTGATGGCGGAGTCGCTGCCGGCGTGGCAGCGCCTGCTGGCCCCCGCTGCGGGTGGTCTGGTGGCCGGGTTGATCCTGGCGCAGATCGGGGGACGGCTGCGCGGGCGCAAGACCACCGACTATATGGAGGCGGTCGCAATCGGCGATGGGTGGATCAGCGTCCGCCACAGCCTGGTCAAATCGGCCTCGTCCTTGGTGACGGTGGCGACCGGCGGGTCCATCGGGCGCGAGGGGGCGATGGTGCAGTTGGCCGCGATGGTCGCCTCGGTCGTCGGTCGGGTCGCCCGGTTTCCGCGCGATCGCATGCGGCTTCTGGTTGCGGCGGGGGCGGCGGCGGGGCTCGCTGCGGCCTACAATGCACCGATTGCGGCGACCATCTTCGTCGCCGAGATCGTGCTCGGCTCCATCGCCTTGGAGTTCATCGGCCCGCTGATCGTCGCCGCGGTCATCTCCAGCGTGACCGTCCACGACATCATGGGGTACGCGCCGGTCTACGAGATTCCCGAATTCCAGTTGGTCAGCGACTGGGAGCTGGGGCTCTACCTTCTGCTCGGCATCACGGCGGGACACCTGGCGCCGGTCTTCCTGAGTCTGCTCGGGCGTTCGCATCGCGCGTTCGCTCGGATGCCCTTGCCGCTGGCCGCGCGTATGGCCATCGGGGGGCTGATCGTCGGTGCCATCTCGGTCTACGAGCCCGCGGTCTGGGGCAATGGTTACAGCGTGGTCAACACCGTGTTGAACGAGCCCTGGGTCTGGCAGGCACTCCTGACCGTGATGGTGCTGAAGATGCTTGCGACCGCGGCGACCCACGGCTCCGGTGCCGTGGGCGGCGCCTTCACCCCGACCCTCTTCGTCGGCGCGCTGCTCGGTGTGCTGTTCGGAACCCTTGTTCACGCGGTCTTGCCGGTCGGGACCGCGCCGCCGAGTGCCTACGCGGTCGTCGGCATGGGGGCCATGCTAGCCGGGACGACTCACGCCCCCTTGATGGCGATCCTGATGGTCTTCGAGATGACGATGGACTACGAGATCGTCCTGCCGCTGATGCTCGCCGTCGTTACGGCGCATTACACGGCACGGCAATATTCCGATATCTCGCCCATGTACGCCGAGTCGCTGCTGCCGCGCGAGACGGATGCTCCGCGCTGA